TAGTTTCTTCTGCTATTCGAAGTAGCCAGGTTATGACTGAGTTGGTCTTTAAGGCCTTGAAACTGTGTTTGGATGGAACCAATGCAAGTACTCTTTAAGTCTTATGTTCCTGGTGGCTTGCTATTTGCACTTTTGTTGTATGTCTACCTTGTTGCTTTGTCTGCTGACATGTTTTTCTGGAGGAAATGACACGGAATTTTTAGGCTTCATTTTGATTGCATCAGTTTTGATCTATTTGGTTCTGGACATTGGATGGTCAGGTGCATGTAAAAGCAACCAACTTCATCTAGTGGTTTGTGGCTTGGACCTTGACTTCAAAATGGGCTCTCTGAACCAAATGGATGCCTGCTGATGGCAACTTTTGAGTCTCTTAGCTGTTTTTGTTTTGTATGTGCTCTAGAAAGGATAGTGGAGTCTTGCCCTTTGTTGTATGGTCAAGATGTTTTGTAGTTCTCTTTCTTAGTGCAGCATGTAAACTTTCATGGTTGGTGGCCTGCGGAAGGACTACGCATCATTGTATTAAGAAAGGGATGAACACAAAGTTTGAGAGCAAACACAACGCAAGAAAAACTCTCGCACAAGCGGCAACAAGGTGCCGCGAAACCTAAGGAACTACTCTAGAATAAACGACCTAAATGGCGCGCCCCCCTAAGATCCATAAGTCCATCGCTCGAGGAGTTGCCGTGGTTTACTGGTTTTCGATCTGGCTGCCGTCGGGATGCAAGGCACCATGGCACAGGACTCCGACCGTCGGCGGCGCGTGTAGGGATGCAGTTCAGTCGCCTAGGGTCTCCCGACGAGGCTGTGGCGAGTTGAGACCCATCACTGGGACTTGGGAGCACGCGGGAGTCCGTCCGGGGCTCGGAGCATCAGGTGATCGATGAGAGCCCATTGGTTTGCGAAAGCTTGATTAGGAGGCAAGGCAAGCGATGCTTCTCATTACTTTAGATGCCCACATACAGTACACATATAGTGCACATGCAAGTAAACAACCTCAACAAACTCTAAAGATCCTATCATATCTTACTATACAATCGCTTTGTGCTGCTGAGGCTCGGCAGTGTTGCCGGATAGTGAACAGTCCGGCTGGGCAGTGCTTGACTCAGGTTGGTCATTTGACGGGGGATGGAATACCACTTGTCACAGGTTGGTCACTTGACTTAGAAGGGCATCAGATGTATAGCAACAACACACATGTACAGAACTATTGTTTTCGCAATCGAATACAGATCTCCATTCTACTGAAagtagcaactagcaagcataaaaaaaatgatagaaAACTATCAGCTTGCTATGTTGTAATATCGTACAACCTCTCAAAAGGGGAAACAAAATTCACTACAAGAAACCTATCCTGAAAGTGTGTTCTCACTTGGCATTGAATCTAGGTTGAGGATGCATGCTTGACTCCAGCCTGATATCTATGCGAGCCTGCGATAGGCTCGCAAGCTATAACTGCAGAACCACAATGCAACAGTTCAATTGATCCAATTCTTTCCTCCATGAGGCATTTCAACGCCTGTACCGGTAACGCTTGAAGTTGATATAGAGATGGAGAATCCCACGCTCAAATGTACTCTTGAACCCCTTCTTGTGTGAGTATTCCCACTCCTTGTTGACAATACGGAAAGCCTGTGGAGGAAAACAAAGTGAATAAGCTGCCCCATAAAAAGCTACAAAACATAAATTAAACATTAGGAGGCAGAAGGCTTACGATATCCTCATATGGAGGGCCAGCGTGAAATCTTATGAAGCAAGTCTCACCACTGCTTCCGTCTTTCTCTATACTGTACGTTGGTGCCTTTGATTTATCCACAAGATCAGggtaaaaaatattgaacttGTAGCCTTGGACAGTTTTAGGCGGTGGATTGTCATGATCATAATGTGTCTGGTTGTATTTGTTCCATTCATATCCAGTATGCACCCGATTGAAGTACTTGGGCTTTCTTGGTCGATACTTGTCATGCCACCAGTACACCTGAGAGTATATTCAACAAGCATATGCCATCAGCAACCAGCTGAGTGAATGTTCACTTGCGGTAGCAACCAGCTGAGTCAATTCACCGAAGTCGCTAAATTAAGCTTATAGTGTCAAGTGTCAAATGTAGCTTTAGTCATATATCCAAGTGTCAAATATACTCAATTACAAATCAAATGAACTCGGAGTTCAATGGATGATTATTGGTTGGATTATTTGAGAATTTTGATAAAGCTTAAGGTATGTTCTGTACAGTTCAGAATACAACAGGACAACCATAGGTCAGAAGTTGGGTGGTCCTGGAGCTTTCTGGAGCAGCGCTCAAAAATTGTCACAGGCATGCCAGGTCTCAGCTGGATTCTGAGAACCCTGACCACATGTGAATCCAGCACAAAAACAGAATACTGGACCGTCATTTTTACAAGGCTAGTAATGCAATGGAATCCATAGTATAACCAGAAAGCAAATGACACAAACCTGTGAATCCAGGCTCACTTCAGCACCTGCACCAAATACTGCATCACCTTCCTCCATAGCTCCCATTGTTTTTATGGCTTTCATCTCCAACTCATCAGGTACTCTTGCCTTTGTTTTAATGGTTTCCTGAACTTTCCTTTGATGCTCCATAACTACAGCTTCACGTTTTCGGTCCTGGAGATAATTCAAAGCGCAAGGCACAAGTCTGAGTTGCCAACCTCATTCCATATGTCTAATCAACTCATAAAATGAACCCTAGTGACATGACACAAAACTAAGAACAATTTCTTCCCATTTGGTTTGCATATAAACTCTACGGAGCCCTCAAATGAAAATCACCTCACACAAGGAATAATGCCTTAGGAGCATTGCATCAAAAGTAAGATCTAAATGAAATAAATGCCCCTTTCAGGGTAAACATGCATTAAGGCCAGCAGAAACTTGAAAGACTGTCCTAAAAAATTCACTAGTACTTTTTGTCCTACTATTGTTGATTAGCGTTTTTGTTGCATAATTTTGAGTCCAATTACTATCCATCTGTATCTGACAATTAAACTACTCACCTAACTGCACTGCACAAAATAACTATTGCTGTTTTGATCACATTTCTATTTATATTATCAGAAAAGTGAAAAACAGCAGGAAACTGGACTCTACCAGCTCAGCCTTGTCCTCTTCAGGATCGAttgcatcttcatcttcactgccATGCATTAGCTGTGGAGAAAaggatccatcttcttccaaatgATTATCTGTTTGCTCAGGGATTGGTTCGGGCAAATATTGTTTATCATCTACATATAGAGTAGATATCAGAAATCGCTGAAGTTATCTCAAAAAAAGGGTTGGTTGAATTTTCGGAAAAGAAGATAAACCTTCATCAGAGTGCATCTCATCCTCCACTTTATTGTCAACTTCTTTCTCGGATTCCACATCATGTTCAGTAGCGCCAGGATGCTCCAAACGATGTAGATGCTTCCTTAGGATAGAAGCATGTATTTCCCTCAGGCAAGCCTGCAGTGAAAACAAGCATTTTTCATAAGATAGTATAAATTGCAAAATCAGAATTCAGAAGTTCAATAGAGCAGCTATACACGCATGCTCCCAGCTTGAACCAGACTCCAGATTTTAAATCTTTAAAGAAGTTCAGATCATGCAGCTGCACCACAGGTAAGCAACCAGTGGTGGCAAAGTAGTAGCGTCTTTTGCCAATCACTGCGAGGTTTAATCAAGATACCCGTGCAACCTTTTACTGGTTTAATAGAAATGAGAGAATGTAGAGTGGAAATGGAATGGCATTTGCAAAACCTATTGGCAATTTGGCATACCTTTGCTTTGTAAATATGAAGCTGTTTCAGAATGGCCTCCCAGTATTCAACAACTTTCGCTGTTCCAGAGCGCATTTGGGACTCAATTTGACTTTGCATATCTTCTAGCTCTATGGAAGTCTTACCATCGAGGAGACTTTTTACATCCCCCTCAATACTTGCATGCAAACCTCTCTCTTCTGCAAGAACCTCAGCAGGTGGTTCCTCACCACGCACCCTAGCCCGATCTAAGGCATCTCTTTTCCGAGCCTCACCTAGCTCCCAGCTGCATGCCACCATGAGTGCCTGATGGATCCAAATCAATGTGAACATTAGGTTCATGGGTAACTCCTAATTAGCATTCTTACTAAGCATATGAACAAAGCAACATGAAATCAAATAACCTGAACATACGAGTTCTTCCCATCATATTAGGCACTAAATCTCAAACTTGGCAAAGCTTCTACAAGGAACTAAGGGCAAATCATATATAACAAGCTAGTGATTTTATCCTGACATACTATATCATTTTTTCCCTTGCCAAATAGAATTTATAATAGGAAAATGCAGAATACTTTCTGTATCCCACCAATCCCTATTTAGGACTACACTGTTCTGTGTTTAGCTTATTAAACATGAAGACTATATATCTTGTACATCTCACTCACAATTATTCACGAAAAAGGTAATATAGTTGTGCATCTTAATgtcatcataattattcaggaaaaaggaaaagtgtGAAAGAAAAAGACATGTACCTCCCAGTACTTCACATTCGTTTGGCTTTCCCTGTCCAGATCGAGATGCATCTTAATGTCATCACGTAGCTCTTCCATTTCTTTCACTGTTAATCCCTAATATTTTGCAAAATATATATCTTTCAGGAAGTGTTAAGTAAAAAGAAACGAACTCTTTCAAATGTAGCTAGTTGTACGGTGGTGGCGAGAACATAAGGAATGGCTAGTTATAAAACCACTGTTAACTCTCTTTCTTTACTTTAATTGAGAACGAACATTTAGTAATGCTTGAGGTAGACGCTGGAATTAGCATGAATCTTTGCTGGGTACAAACATACAACTACACAATGAAAATTGCAATCTAAAAGGGATAAATAAGTGTTGCTTACCTGAAACACCAGATAGGGCTCATTTAGCTCAACATCGAATTCATCTGACAAATTAAGATTCTTCAGGAGAACATCAATAGGTTTTGTACGCCCCTCCCGCAACCTGATCTCAGACCTGACTTTGCTTTGATCAAAATGAAACTGCATTCCAAAAAGAGAATtgttaaataaataattaatccATATTAACTCCAACAAGAATTGCATGTTATTTGTCAGGTTCCAAAATATTaacctcttcctctttcttctcccagTCTTGAAACTCGGCACGTGCTCTTTCTCTAGCTAGCAATGCCTTCAAAAATGCAAATACATGTATTTAATTTCACATGCAAAAACTACGAACTAAGATATGATAAACATGTGAAATTATCGTGAAAGAGATTTATCATTTATGATCATCAAATACAAACCATTTCCTCTTCATGCTGCGCCTTTTCAATTGCTCTTTCTTCCCTTCTTTTCTTAACCTTCTCTATTTCAGCCTACATTTGACAGAGCGAGTATGATGATTAGGCACATCAAGAAAAACATAATCTTCAAGTTTCtctcgagaaaaaaaatgaacaataAATTTGCTGGCTAGCAGCGTACTGGTGTAAGTGCACAACTACATGACAAAGCTTgtctaaaaagaaaatgatatatGAACCCTGTTAATTCTATGAAGGTACATCTCCAAGTTCAGGACGAGCAACGATGATATGCTTTAAAGTTTCAACTAGTAAACTATGGAAACAGAGATATTACTCGGTTGCTCGTAGTGAAATTCATAGTTTACAGTACCATTCTTCCTTGCTGTTTCTTCTTTTCAGCTTTGACAGAAATGTCCACCTTTTGTCCTTGAGAAACATCACGCTCTATCTTCTTTCGCCACACAAAACTGTAAAGAGACAAGATAGAGGTCATCCTTCTTAAGTATTGTTTTGTCACATATGAAAGCAACTGTTTCAAGGAACCACATAGTGGTAATGCAACAAACAGGGTAGCAAATAATCTAGGTAAGGAAGCCACCGACATTTCATATCACATGACAATACTGATAAACATGAGAAATCTTAACCCGAGTGTAAACTTACTATCAGAAACAATGTCAAAATTTAGTGCAGTAGTATGCCAAATTATAAGGTACAACATGATATCCgaaaaaacatatatatcaGAACAGTAAGTTCTTAACACGCAACTGCACACGAGACAGTAACTAGGTAAGTTTGAATGAACGATGCTATTAATCAACTGTGTCTAAAATTATCGTACATGTCTTTAAACAACCACATTAAAGCCATGTGAACAAAAAGAATCCCCATGGTCACGTCAGAAAATTCTCATGACAACATAAATTTGGTCAAATTAGCAGTAAAAG
The nucleotide sequence above comes from Phragmites australis chromosome 4, lpPhrAust1.1, whole genome shotgun sequence. Encoded proteins:
- the LOC133915238 gene encoding splicing factor Cactin-like, whose protein sequence is MPKRERDSEGRWRSSSSRRWQRSPSPSDSDAASDSSGSPGRSRSRHRRRSRRRRDTPPSSSDASGSGSEDSGPDSGGRRRQGRSGSRRRGGVTEEQIVEYMAKKAQKKAEKVAKKLKTNAVSGYSNDSNPFGDPNLTENFVWRKKIERDVSQGQKVDISVKAEKKKQQGRMAEIEKVKKRREERAIEKAQHEEEMALLARERARAEFQDWEKKEEEFHFDQSKVRSEIRLREGRTKPIDVLLKNLNLSDEFDVELNEPYLVFQGLTVKEMEELRDDIKMHLDLDRESQTNVKYWEALMVACSWELGEARKRDALDRARVRGEEPPAEVLAEERGLHASIEGDVKSLLDGKTSIELEDMQSQIESQMRSGTAKVVEYWEAILKQLHIYKAKACLREIHASILRKHLHRLEHPGATEHDVESEKEVDNKVEDEMHSDEDDKQYLPEPIPEQTDNHLEEDGSFSPQLMHGSEDEDAIDPEEDKAELDRKREAVVMEHQRKVQETIKTKARVPDELEMKAIKTMGAMEEGDAVFGAGAEVSLDSQVYWWHDKYRPRKPKYFNRVHTGYEWNKYNQTHYDHDNPPPKTVQGYKFNIFYPDLVDKSKAPTYSIEKDGSSGETCFIRFHAGPPYEDIAFRIVNKEWEYSHKKGFKSTFERGILHLYINFKRYRYRR